The Marinilongibacter aquaticus genome has a window encoding:
- a CDS encoding AAA family ATPase — protein sequence MSSSQEELQEKIQLVFEEVQKVVVGQDYLVNRLLIGLFTGGHILLEGVPGLAKTKTINTLAQVLEMGFKRLQFTPDLLPADLIGTMIYNQKSGDFEVKKGPIFSNLILADEVNRAPAKVQSALLEAMAEKQVTIGAETYPLEKPFLVMATQNPVEQEGTYPLPEAQVDRFMMKIFVNYLDKKSELEVLRRMTDLEWDYKPKKILSSEDILKIRHEVNKVEISDMLERYIVELVFATRFPEEYGLEEEAHYVQFGVSPRAGIALYNAAKANAYFDGRDYVLPDDIKPMVNDIFNHRIILNYEADADGVTAKQIVERILSKVAIAGR from the coding sequence ATGAGCAGCAGTCAAGAAGAACTTCAAGAAAAAATTCAGCTGGTATTTGAGGAAGTCCAAAAAGTGGTGGTTGGGCAAGATTACTTGGTAAATAGATTATTGATCGGTCTTTTTACGGGTGGTCATATTTTGCTCGAGGGTGTGCCGGGATTAGCCAAAACAAAGACCATCAATACCTTGGCACAGGTATTGGAAATGGGCTTCAAAAGACTGCAATTCACGCCAGACCTTCTCCCGGCCGACTTGATCGGCACCATGATCTACAATCAAAAATCAGGCGATTTTGAAGTAAAAAAAGGGCCTATTTTCTCGAACCTTATTCTGGCCGACGAAGTAAACCGGGCTCCGGCCAAGGTACAATCTGCACTTTTGGAAGCCATGGCCGAAAAGCAAGTGACGATCGGTGCAGAAACCTATCCATTGGAAAAACCCTTCTTGGTGATGGCCACACAAAACCCTGTAGAGCAAGAAGGTACATATCCTTTGCCCGAAGCCCAAGTCGACCGGTTTATGATGAAAATCTTTGTAAACTATCTCGACAAGAAAAGTGAACTCGAGGTGCTTCGCCGCATGACCGACCTGGAGTGGGATTACAAACCGAAGAAAATCCTTTCTTCTGAAGATATTCTCAAAATCAGGCACGAAGTAAACAAAGTGGAAATCTCCGATATGCTCGAACGCTATATCGTTGAACTCGTATTTGCCACCCGATTCCCCGAAGAATACGGATTGGAAGAAGAAGCCCATTATGTGCAATTTGGCGTCTCACCGCGGGCGGGCATTGCCCTTTACAATGCCGCAAAAGCCAATGCTTATTTCGACGGTCGAGACTATGTACTACCCGACGACATCAAACCCATGGTGAACGACATTTTCAATCACCGCATAATATTGAATTACGAAGCCGATGCCGACGGTGTAACCGCGAAGCAAATCGTAGAACGTATACTCTCGAAAGTAGCTATCGCTGGAAGGTAA
- the hemB gene encoding porphobilinogen synthase has product MQLTRRPRRNRRTAAIREMVAENQLSVSDFIFPMFVMEGEGQKVEVKSMPGIYRFTLDELLIELQEVVDLGIRCICLFPNYPESKKDKYASESAMPETLYLKALSAIKANFPELLIMTDVAMDPYSSDGHDGIVEDGKILNDETVDILCKMSVAQAQAGADIIGPSDMMDGRIGAIREALDEAGFEEVSIMAYSAKYASAFYGPFRDALDSAPKFGDKKTYQMNPANVKEALLEAELDFQEGADMLMVKPAFSYLDVIKTLKDNFEIPVTAYNVSGEYAMIKATAANGWIDGEKAMMEMLLSMKRAGADVILTYFAKEAASLLAK; this is encoded by the coding sequence ATGCAATTAACAAGAAGACCCCGAAGGAATCGCAGAACGGCGGCTATTCGCGAGATGGTGGCCGAAAACCAGCTTTCCGTATCCGATTTTATTTTTCCCATGTTTGTAATGGAAGGCGAAGGCCAAAAGGTGGAGGTGAAATCTATGCCCGGTATTTATCGCTTTACATTGGACGAACTCTTAATTGAACTGCAAGAAGTTGTGGATTTGGGCATACGCTGTATTTGCCTTTTCCCCAATTATCCCGAAAGCAAAAAGGATAAGTATGCCAGCGAAAGTGCCATGCCCGAAACCCTTTATTTGAAAGCTCTTTCGGCGATAAAGGCCAACTTTCCAGAGCTTCTGATCATGACCGATGTCGCCATGGATCCGTACAGTTCGGATGGCCACGATGGCATTGTGGAAGATGGCAAGATATTGAACGACGAAACCGTCGATATTTTGTGCAAAATGTCGGTGGCTCAGGCCCAAGCCGGAGCCGATATTATTGGGCCTTCGGATATGATGGATGGGCGAATTGGTGCCATACGCGAAGCTTTGGATGAAGCGGGTTTCGAAGAGGTGAGCATTATGGCGTATTCGGCTAAATATGCTTCTGCTTTTTACGGACCTTTCCGCGATGCGTTGGATTCTGCTCCCAAATTCGGCGATAAAAAGACATACCAAATGAACCCTGCGAATGTAAAGGAGGCTTTGTTGGAGGCCGAACTCGATTTTCAGGAGGGTGCGGATATGTTGATGGTGAAGCCGGCTTTCAGTTATTTGGATGTGATCAAAACCTTGAAAGATAATTTCGAGATTCCAGTGACAGCTTACAATGTTTCGGGCGAATATGCGATGATCAAGGCCACTGCGGCAAACGGATGGATTGACGGTGAAAAAGCCATGATGGAAATGCTTTTGAGCATGAAAAGAGCAGGTGCGGATGTGATCTTGACCTACTTCGCCAAAGAAGCGGCAAGCCTATTGGCCAAATAG